One window of the Candidatus Methylacidiphilales bacterium genome contains the following:
- a CDS encoding methylamine dehydrogenase light chain yields MSILDKLFEKSSRSVAQKSSRRSMFKKIGTALVGGAMLPLLPVYRANAETEQPKAPQEVGDPSTCEYWRYCAIDGFLCQCCGGTYNSCPPGTEMSTITWIGTCRNPVDGRNYIISYNDCCGKTQCATCLCQRDEGDRPIYRFDKSNDYNWCLGSTSTVYHCSTAVLIGLAIENN; encoded by the coding sequence ATGTCAATACTAGATAAATTATTTGAAAAGTCATCAAGATCGGTAGCGCAAAAAAGCTCAAGACGAAGTATGTTTAAGAAAATTGGCACTGCCTTAGTCGGCGGGGCAATGCTCCCATTATTACCGGTTTATAGAGCTAATGCGGAAACCGAGCAACCCAAAGCACCTCAAGAAGTCGGCGATCCAAGTACTTGTGAATACTGGCGCTACTGTGCTATTGATGGGTTTTTGTGCCAATGCTGTGGTGGTACCTATAATTCATGTCCACCTGGCACTGAAATGTCTACCATAACATGGATAGGTACTTGTCGTAATCCTGTCGATGGTAGAAATTATATAATTTCCTACAATGATTGTTGCGGAAAAACTCAATGCGCAACCTGTCTGTGTCAGCGGGATGAAGGTGATAGGCCAATTTATAGATTTGATAAAAGCAATGATTATAATTGGTGCTTGGGCTCTACTAGTACGGTTTATCATTGTTCAACTGCCGTGCTTATTGGTTTGGCAATTGAAAACAATTAA
- a CDS encoding FAD-binding oxidoreductase produces MHAHQNNYYFQHQKAEFSQLTTKEVATVGIIGGGLSGINTAIELRGRGINVAVLESRHIGWGASGRNGGQLIRGYSFNPDKFKNSLGAQAVKRFKELGIASVGLVKDRIKQYNIDCDFEAGYCSLATNQKQWDWCRAEYENNLSEQKDFTLYEKDRLFNEVIASDMYCGGLVDSQGGHLHPFKLTTGEAIIAQSLGAAIYQNSEVIKIKKSNSQFLLITSKGQLLCDIVVYCCNAYINKLNLSLDSRAISAGSYIVATKALDSSLIKNTIRKNYAFCDLNTVLDYFRLSKDNRLLYGGRCNYSGIETRNIEKYLRPRMEQTFPLLTNYPVEFQWGGRISIGFNRVPQIGRFNPQVYYAFGYSGHGLNNTHLAGKLIADKIVGESADFDLFNSVWHMKFPPFDFIRGPLTSLVMMGMRIKDKYC; encoded by the coding sequence ATGCATGCACATCAAAACAATTATTATTTTCAGCACCAAAAAGCAGAGTTTTCTCAACTAACTACTAAAGAAGTTGCTACCGTTGGTATTATTGGTGGTGGATTAAGCGGAATTAACACTGCAATTGAATTGCGCGGGCGAGGCATTAATGTTGCGGTTTTAGAATCTCGTCATATTGGTTGGGGTGCGAGCGGTAGGAATGGCGGTCAACTTATTCGTGGTTATAGTTTTAATCCAGATAAATTCAAAAATAGCTTAGGCGCACAGGCGGTAAAAAGATTTAAAGAATTAGGCATAGCATCCGTGGGGCTAGTTAAAGATAGAATCAAACAATACAATATTGATTGTGATTTTGAAGCTGGCTATTGTTCACTCGCAACTAATCAAAAACAATGGGATTGGTGTCGTGCTGAATATGAAAACAATCTTAGTGAACAAAAGGATTTTACTCTTTATGAAAAAGATCGGCTATTTAATGAAGTCATTGCATCGGATATGTACTGTGGTGGGTTAGTGGATTCACAAGGTGGTCATCTTCACCCATTTAAACTGACCACTGGAGAAGCTATTATTGCACAATCACTCGGGGCAGCTATTTATCAAAATTCAGAGGTGATCAAGATAAAGAAATCAAACTCACAATTTTTATTAATAACAAGTAAAGGGCAACTTCTCTGCGATATAGTAGTGTATTGCTGTAATGCATATATTAACAAATTAAATCTTTCTCTTGACAGCAGGGCGATTTCAGCAGGAAGTTATATTGTTGCAACTAAAGCACTAGATAGCTCGCTGATTAAAAACACCATACGGAAAAACTATGCGTTTTGTGATTTAAATACTGTACTAGATTATTTTCGCTTAAGTAAAGATAATCGCTTACTCTATGGTGGTAGATGTAACTATTCAGGAATAGAAACTAGAAACATTGAAAAGTATCTTAGGCCTCGCATGGAACAGACCTTTCCTCTTCTGACTAATTATCCAGTAGAATTTCAATGGGGGGGTAGAATATCTATCGGTTTTAATCGTGTCCCACAAATAGGTAGGTTTAACCCGCAGGTTTATTATGCCTTTGGTTACAGTGGGCATGGATTAAATAATACCCATCTGGCTGGAAAACTAATTGCAGATAAAATTGTTGGGGAGAGCGCTGATTTTGATTTGTTTAATTCAGTTTGGCATATGAAATTTCCACCCTTTGATTTCATTAGAGGGCCGTTGACATCACTGGTAATGATGGGTATGCGAATTAAAGATAAATATTGCTAA
- the glnA gene encoding type I glutamate--ammonia ligase produces MKINEILSKCKSGEVKFVDLRFTDTIGKEQHVTIPSHHVEEELFTKGKPFDGSSIAGWLHINESDMILLPDLNAKTFNDPFRQDSTLIVRCDVLNPRTNEMYHRDPRTIAKKAEKYLNESGVADTAFLGPEAEFFIFDDVRWEIGPGLAHYKITSQEAEWMSNSDGEDGNNHGHRPLVKGGYFPVPPVDSFQDMRSEMCNILEQVGLEAEVHHHEVATAGQCEIGTKFNTLVLRADENQIFKYVVQNVAHEHGKTATFMPKPLLGDNGSGMHVHISLQKGDKNIFFGNVFKNLSQEALYFIGGIFKHIKAVNAFTNASTNSYRRLVPGFEAPVLCAYSAHNRSASIRIPVVTNLKATRIEIRFPDSTGNPYLAFTALLMAGLDGIKNKIDPGPATDLDLYELTREQKKQFKPIASDLADALLALDQDRDFLKAGGVMSDDTIDGYIELKQKEVDALRLMVSPYEIKQYYSL; encoded by the coding sequence ATGAAAATTAATGAAATTTTAAGTAAATGCAAGTCAGGCGAAGTTAAATTTGTGGATTTACGTTTTACCGATACTATCGGTAAGGAGCAACATGTCACGATTCCTAGCCACCATGTAGAAGAAGAATTGTTTACTAAAGGCAAGCCCTTTGATGGATCATCTATTGCTGGTTGGCTTCATATCAATGAATCAGACATGATTTTATTACCTGATCTCAATGCTAAAACTTTTAACGACCCATTTAGACAAGACAGCACTTTGATAGTGCGTTGTGATGTATTAAACCCAAGAACTAACGAAATGTATCATCGGGATCCTCGCACCATTGCAAAAAAAGCAGAAAAATATCTCAATGAAAGTGGAGTGGCAGACACCGCATTTTTAGGGCCAGAAGCAGAATTTTTTATTTTTGATGATGTTCGTTGGGAGATTGGTCCGGGATTAGCTCATTATAAAATCACAAGCCAAGAAGCTGAGTGGATGAGTAATAGTGATGGTGAAGATGGAAATAATCATGGCCATCGCCCCTTAGTAAAGGGCGGGTATTTCCCTGTGCCACCAGTCGATTCATTTCAAGATATGAGATCAGAAATGTGTAACATTTTGGAACAAGTTGGACTAGAAGCTGAAGTGCATCATCATGAAGTGGCAACTGCAGGTCAGTGTGAGATCGGGACAAAATTCAATACTTTAGTTTTGCGCGCAGATGAAAATCAAATATTTAAATATGTTGTTCAAAATGTTGCGCATGAACATGGCAAGACCGCAACCTTTATGCCAAAACCTCTTTTAGGTGATAACGGCTCCGGTATGCATGTCCATATCTCTCTTCAAAAAGGCGATAAAAATATTTTTTTCGGGAATGTATTTAAAAATTTGTCACAAGAAGCATTGTATTTTATTGGTGGGATATTTAAACATATCAAAGCGGTAAATGCATTCACCAATGCTTCAACAAATTCTTATCGTAGGCTAGTTCCGGGGTTTGAAGCTCCAGTTTTATGCGCATACTCAGCTCATAACCGATCGGCTTCTATTAGAATTCCGGTGGTTACAAATCTTAAAGCGACAAGAATTGAGATACGATTCCCTGATTCAACTGGAAATCCTTATTTAGCTTTTACCGCATTGCTTATGGCTGGTTTAGATGGTATAAAAAATAAAATAGACCCAGGTCCTGCTACGGATTTAGATCTATATGAGTTGACACGCGAACAAAAAAAACAATTCAAACCTATTGCTTCTGACCTTGCAGATGCGTTATTAGCTTTAGACCAAGACCGTGATTTTTTGAAAGCAGGTGGAGTAATGAGTGATGATACGATAGATGGCTATATTGAGCTTAAACAGAAAGAGGTTGATGCCTTACGTTTGATGGTTAGCCCGTATGAAATTAAGCAATACTATAGCCTCTAG
- a CDS encoding CoA-acylating methylmalonate-semialdehyde dehydrogenase, protein MIISHFINGRLTEASEGQLPVCNPASGEIIKHVQKATPQDLNSALQYAKNAYTSWSELSPIARARVLFTFKSILDERIDELAKLITLEHGKTIDDAKGEITRGIEVVEYACGIPYLLRGNHNQNIGREIDAWSIHQPLGIVAGITPFNFPVMIALWMAPIALACGNCFILKPSEKDPSPSLLLAQWLTEAGLPDGVFQVLQGDKEIVTNILQHPEISAVSFVGSTPVAKYIYEVASSKGKRVQALGGAKNHLLVCPSADLDQATNALIGAAYGSAGERCMAISVAVVVDSIADQLVAKLKSKCEGLTIGDGSKPGIEMGPLITKEHRDKVSGYITSGVQEGATLVVDGRKKVFDKGFFLGGSLFDHVTSKMKIYKEEIFGPVLCVVRVSTVAEGISFINACQFANGVSIFTKDGAEARLFTQAIQVGMVGVNIPIPVPMPFHSFAGWKESIFGVLGMYGEDGLRFYTRRKAITSRWSHDHQASQFTMPLMAGIINNDKNH, encoded by the coding sequence ATGATTATTAGTCATTTTATTAATGGAAGACTAACTGAGGCAAGTGAAGGGCAACTCCCAGTATGTAATCCTGCTAGTGGTGAGATAATTAAACATGTACAAAAAGCAACTCCTCAAGATTTAAATTCTGCATTGCAATACGCAAAAAATGCTTACACGAGTTGGAGTGAACTATCTCCGATTGCAAGAGCAAGAGTGCTATTCACTTTTAAATCTATATTAGACGAGCGAATTGATGAGCTTGCAAAACTGATTACCCTAGAACATGGAAAAACTATAGATGATGCGAAAGGTGAAATAACCAGAGGGATTGAAGTAGTTGAGTATGCTTGTGGTATTCCGTATCTGTTGCGCGGTAATCATAATCAAAATATCGGTAGAGAAATAGATGCGTGGAGCATTCATCAACCTTTAGGAATTGTTGCTGGAATCACCCCTTTCAATTTTCCAGTCATGATTGCATTATGGATGGCGCCAATTGCGCTTGCTTGTGGGAATTGTTTTATTTTAAAACCATCAGAAAAGGACCCAAGCCCATCTCTGTTATTAGCACAATGGCTTACTGAAGCAGGATTACCTGATGGTGTTTTTCAAGTACTGCAAGGCGATAAAGAAATAGTCACAAATATTCTGCAGCACCCTGAAATATCTGCGGTGAGTTTTGTCGGCTCAACACCAGTGGCTAAGTATATTTACGAGGTTGCGTCATCAAAAGGCAAACGAGTGCAGGCGCTTGGTGGTGCGAAAAATCATTTATTAGTTTGTCCATCCGCAGATCTTGATCAGGCAACTAATGCATTAATTGGCGCTGCCTATGGTTCAGCTGGTGAACGATGCATGGCTATCTCGGTTGCAGTCGTCGTGGATTCTATTGCCGATCAACTTGTAGCTAAACTTAAAAGTAAATGTGAGGGGCTTACCATTGGAGATGGGAGCAAACCTGGCATAGAAATGGGACCACTTATTACTAAGGAGCATAGAGATAAAGTTTCTGGGTATATAACTTCTGGTGTGCAAGAAGGTGCCACCTTAGTCGTTGATGGAAGAAAAAAAGTCTTTGATAAAGGTTTCTTTTTAGGTGGGAGTTTGTTTGATCATGTAACTTCAAAAATGAAGATTTATAAAGAAGAGATATTTGGGCCAGTGCTTTGCGTGGTGCGAGTATCAACAGTTGCTGAAGGTATAAGCTTTATTAATGCATGTCAATTCGCCAATGGAGTGTCAATTTTTACTAAGGATGGTGCTGAAGCTAGACTCTTCACCCAGGCTATTCAAGTAGGTATGGTTGGGGTAAATATTCCTATTCCTGTCCCCATGCCATTTCACAGCTTTGCGGGTTGGAAAGAATCAATATTTGGAGTGCTGGGCATGTATGGAGAGGATGGGTTGCGATTCTACACCAGAAGAAAAGCCATCACTTCGAGATGGAGTCACGATCATCAAGCCAGCCAGTTCACAATGCCGCTTATGGCTGGTATAATAAATAATGATAAAAATCATTAA
- a CDS encoding aspartate aminotransferase family protein, giving the protein MKQYPSPSLSNSYFMPFTANRQFRHTPRLLHKAKGMYYEDIHGRKIIDGTAGLWCCNAGHSRKEISVAVETQLNDLDFALSFQVSHPLAFSLADSLVKLTPEPLKHVFYTNSGSESVDTALKLTRAYWQAKGMGTKTMFVGREKGYHGVGFGGISVGGLVNNRSTFTPLLPSVDHLPHTHIPENKFSKGMGKHRGLELADELLKVINLHGAHNIGAVIVEPIAGSAGVIVPPVGYLERLREITKNHGILLIFDEVITGFGRVGKPFASNRFSVVPDIITTAKGLTNGVIPMGAVFFSREIFDTLSTRAETIFEFFHGYTYSGHPVACAAAQASLEIYQHENLFEKAIDLEDHFASKLHDLNKHSCVTDVRTIGLMGAVDFSPLPSSKNSRAYQIFENAFWNGTLTRCTGDTIALSPPLIASKDDITKIIEGLSEAITEVSKVS; this is encoded by the coding sequence ATGAAACAGTATCCTAGTCCTTCACTCTCAAATTCGTACTTTATGCCGTTTACTGCCAATAGACAGTTTCGCCATACTCCACGATTGTTACATAAAGCTAAAGGTATGTATTATGAAGATATTCATGGGAGAAAAATTATTGACGGCACTGCAGGCTTATGGTGTTGTAATGCTGGCCATTCTAGAAAAGAAATTAGTGTTGCAGTAGAAACACAACTTAATGATTTAGATTTCGCTTTATCTTTTCAAGTTAGTCACCCTCTTGCTTTTTCTTTGGCAGATTCATTAGTTAAACTTACCCCAGAACCACTCAAGCATGTTTTTTATACAAATTCAGGTTCTGAATCAGTAGACACTGCTTTAAAATTAACTAGAGCATACTGGCAAGCCAAAGGCATGGGCACCAAAACCATGTTTGTGGGTAGAGAAAAGGGCTATCATGGTGTTGGGTTTGGTGGAATATCGGTCGGAGGATTAGTAAACAATCGGTCAACCTTCACCCCCTTACTCCCATCCGTTGATCATCTTCCTCATACCCATATTCCTGAAAATAAATTTTCTAAAGGAATGGGAAAACATAGAGGATTAGAGCTCGCAGATGAATTATTGAAGGTTATTAATCTGCATGGCGCACATAATATTGGAGCCGTTATTGTTGAGCCTATTGCAGGTTCTGCTGGAGTTATTGTGCCACCAGTAGGCTACCTTGAACGCCTTCGAGAAATAACTAAGAACCATGGTATTCTGCTCATTTTTGATGAGGTTATTACTGGCTTTGGGAGAGTGGGGAAACCATTTGCTAGTAATAGATTTTCTGTAGTGCCAGATATAATTACCACAGCAAAAGGTCTTACCAATGGTGTGATTCCTATGGGTGCAGTATTTTTTTCTAGAGAGATATTTGATACACTGAGCACCCGAGCTGAAACTATTTTTGAATTCTTTCACGGGTATACCTACTCAGGCCATCCAGTTGCTTGCGCTGCCGCACAGGCTTCATTAGAGATTTATCAACATGAAAATCTATTTGAAAAAGCCATAGATCTTGAAGATCACTTTGCAAGCAAGCTCCATGACTTGAATAAACATAGTTGCGTGACAGATGTGCGCACTATTGGACTAATGGGAGCAGTTGATTTTTCTCCATTACCAAGTAGCAAAAATTCTCGTGCCTACCAAATTTTTGAAAATGCGTTTTGGAATGGAACACTTACTCGCTGTACCGGTGATACTATTGCGCTTTCCCCACCGCTCATTGCATCTAAAGATGATATTACTAAAATTATTGAAGGCCTCAGCGAAGCAATTACTGAGGTATCTAAGGTTTCATAA
- a CDS encoding biotin carboxylase N-terminal domain-containing protein, giving the protein MSKSQLCYQSEELSRDFNLFGAKARDSYKNHVRGLVKYSSVLEIVRELRNMDSESYIEKVLGSLESSSRPSAVSIIKKLGTTRSEIHRGPFYSAILRIEVEMDIVDIGVVAQDRSVANGAWMPEHHLLANEQVNNFKNLGLPIVTFVDTPGAEANEQANTHNQAHSISRLIATMTSLEVPTVGIIYGLGYSGGAIPFTACNINLALRDAAFSTIQPKGLSSIARRLKLSWQKCAQIVGISSFELQELGIIDGIIDYSPSDSDQQIQKISLAIISSLSYLKKLCASQILRDYDLPNEYLLVAKRHCNPNEIATQFRKTFMKANEGSLMQSSDALFPNIFGMGYRHLRYLSLRQRLISIPKNQLGALRDIERANLQEHDNEIDVEGEFFRWAQNSGKIIYQNTTFVKSWKRFKESYESRSSAVGRLATLLFGNPQKRYERELEIIPKVYTSELYLSWKGLGGDLMHELLLRVIDPTLIKEFISADQLADPFSFAKSMLRGEAPLDVIGAQFTPKGLSQIKRIALYNKEQLVSSTDRVLLIDTIISECNYLLIHGYDKDSLLEQISPWLKVRSSKHAHRLAHVERMYDVIRIEELREPMLREATNLMLFDAFYDYLISQLSLIAETGLHKNLIQESTLEMMFEKGWAVSFKKYHSSISEEGVAKENFRIYCKGLSHKIGRRFLAQTQEWKRTLHPRISETLFVIITDILERLLPNWLEGKHKGISFNGTFKPQRIGKIKDFWNRLTIAYQDLLITDLLAKIKKSSPITARDIIKTYFVDFKEIMPDQVSGDPCSFPGFRAAIAKAIQNHTTPCGLVTGIGIYDDGKQKYKLGVVVSNPDFQAGAFDMASGEKFCQLLAECSDQEIPIVGFISSGGMQTKEGAGALYSMAVVNDKLNRFIEDFDLPVILFGFGDCTGGAQASFVTHPKVFNFYFSGTNMPFAGQIVVPSYLPYRATLSNYLSLIPGAMTGLVRHPFVSSIDEELRMIDSSIPLPTETVATVISRILKGDYSTQESVVAENRESLNEKILYKPIKKVLIHARGCTASKLIRIAQQLHIPIVLVQSDPDMNSSVAEQLQPNNGDTLIALGGNTSDESYLNGLSVIRVAEREGADALHPGIGFLSENPNFARLCRLHGINFIGPLVSSMETMGNKSNAVHTAMSNDVPVVPGSHGILQDANQGYTIAQEIGYPVLIKAVHGGGGKGIKVVERPDDFISTYQQVSLEAKSAFGNGELYLEKYVTSIRHIEAQILRDCFGNCKIVGIRDCSVQRDKQKVIEESDSTMLPASLRVIVVESATKLAHAVDYIGAGTVEFIFDLTNQAIYFMEMNTRLQVEHPVTEKVSGVDIVAQQFRIANGESIKDISVDNNGYSIEVRVTAEKIVKNAAGGFVFRADPGLVTHCEFPKDARIDVISAISSGKSISPFYDSLIAQIIIHESDRSRAISGMVNYLKSVSIKGVSTNIPLLLQILQDKIFQDGVYDTGYLPILLERVNTDELSDAMSKDGSASLRLDMSQIEIPESGELKVLAPGTGIFYNSPSPLDPPYLSEGDIFDANQTICLVEAMKVFSPLKLKDYLVQDKPIYDISAQYQVTRVNQQNGQQINTGDLLFVIKKTN; this is encoded by the coding sequence ATGTCTAAGAGCCAATTATGTTATCAGAGCGAAGAGCTGAGTAGGGACTTTAATCTTTTTGGTGCTAAAGCCCGAGATTCATATAAGAATCATGTAAGAGGTTTAGTTAAGTATTCTTCGGTGCTTGAAATTGTTCGTGAGTTACGCAATATGGATTCTGAGAGCTATATTGAGAAAGTACTTGGTTCTCTTGAATCAAGCAGTAGGCCTTCTGCAGTTTCAATTATTAAAAAATTAGGTACAACTAGAAGCGAAATTCACCGTGGTCCTTTTTATTCTGCAATACTAAGAATTGAAGTAGAAATGGATATTGTTGATATTGGTGTGGTTGCACAGGATCGTTCTGTTGCGAATGGTGCGTGGATGCCTGAGCACCATTTATTGGCTAATGAACAAGTTAATAATTTCAAGAACTTAGGACTTCCAATAGTTACTTTTGTAGACACACCTGGGGCCGAAGCAAATGAGCAGGCAAATACCCATAATCAAGCTCATAGTATATCAAGATTGATTGCGACAATGACTAGTTTAGAAGTTCCTACAGTTGGTATTATTTATGGACTGGGTTATTCTGGTGGTGCAATTCCTTTCACAGCATGCAATATTAACTTAGCATTGCGAGATGCCGCTTTTAGCACTATACAACCTAAGGGCCTGTCAAGTATTGCAAGGAGATTGAAATTATCTTGGCAAAAGTGCGCTCAAATAGTTGGAATCTCTTCTTTTGAGTTGCAAGAATTGGGAATAATTGATGGTATTATTGATTACTCACCATCAGATTCTGATCAACAAATACAAAAAATTAGTCTTGCAATAATTAGCTCATTGTCGTATCTTAAGAAACTATGTGCTTCGCAAATACTTCGCGATTATGATTTACCTAATGAGTATCTATTAGTCGCTAAACGACATTGTAATCCTAATGAAATTGCAACGCAGTTTAGAAAGACTTTTATGAAGGCGAATGAAGGTTCATTGATGCAATCTTCTGACGCTTTATTTCCTAATATTTTTGGAATGGGGTATCGTCATTTACGATACCTAAGTCTCAGGCAACGACTAATATCAATACCCAAAAACCAATTAGGTGCATTGCGTGATATTGAGCGAGCTAACCTGCAAGAACATGACAATGAAATTGATGTTGAGGGTGAGTTTTTTCGTTGGGCACAAAACTCAGGCAAAATAATATATCAAAATACTACTTTTGTTAAGTCATGGAAGAGATTTAAAGAAAGTTATGAATCTCGGTCGAGTGCGGTAGGGAGATTAGCTACTCTATTATTTGGAAATCCTCAAAAGAGGTATGAGCGAGAATTAGAAATAATTCCTAAGGTGTATACCAGTGAACTCTATTTGTCTTGGAAGGGACTTGGTGGAGATCTTATGCACGAGCTATTACTAAGGGTGATAGACCCAACTCTTATAAAAGAGTTTATAAGTGCTGATCAATTAGCCGATCCTTTTTCATTTGCTAAGAGTATGTTGCGGGGTGAGGCGCCATTAGATGTAATTGGAGCGCAATTTACTCCAAAAGGATTGTCTCAAATTAAACGAATTGCTTTGTATAACAAGGAACAGCTGGTTAGTTCAACTGACAGGGTGTTATTAATTGATACAATTATCTCCGAATGCAATTACTTACTTATCCACGGATATGATAAGGATTCTTTATTAGAGCAAATTAGCCCATGGTTAAAAGTTAGGAGTAGCAAACATGCTCACCGCTTGGCACATGTTGAGAGAATGTACGATGTCATTAGGATTGAGGAATTGCGAGAACCAATGTTGAGAGAAGCTACCAACCTCATGCTTTTTGATGCATTTTATGATTATTTGATTAGTCAACTTAGCTTAATTGCAGAAACGGGGCTGCATAAAAATTTAATTCAAGAATCCACTTTAGAAATGATGTTTGAAAAAGGTTGGGCGGTTTCATTTAAAAAATACCACTCTTCAATTTCCGAAGAGGGCGTGGCGAAGGAAAATTTTAGAATTTATTGTAAGGGGTTGTCACATAAGATTGGGAGAAGATTTTTAGCTCAGACTCAGGAATGGAAGCGCACGCTTCATCCGAGAATATCAGAAACTTTGTTTGTGATAATCACCGACATTCTTGAGCGATTACTACCTAATTGGCTTGAGGGTAAACATAAAGGAATATCCTTTAATGGAACATTTAAACCTCAACGAATAGGAAAGATAAAAGACTTTTGGAATAGATTAACTATAGCGTACCAAGATTTACTTATTACTGATTTATTGGCTAAAATTAAGAAATCTAGCCCTATCACAGCACGAGATATTATAAAAACCTACTTTGTAGATTTTAAAGAAATCATGCCCGATCAAGTAAGTGGAGACCCTTGTTCATTTCCCGGCTTTAGAGCGGCAATAGCTAAAGCAATTCAAAATCATACCACTCCCTGTGGTTTGGTGACTGGGATTGGGATTTACGACGATGGTAAGCAAAAATATAAATTAGGTGTGGTAGTTTCTAACCCTGATTTTCAAGCAGGTGCGTTTGACATGGCTAGTGGGGAGAAGTTTTGTCAGTTACTCGCTGAATGTAGCGATCAAGAAATACCGATTGTTGGTTTTATTTCATCAGGCGGAATGCAGACTAAAGAAGGTGCTGGCGCGCTTTATTCAATGGCTGTTGTTAACGATAAACTCAATAGATTTATTGAAGATTTTGATCTTCCAGTAATACTATTTGGATTTGGCGATTGCACTGGTGGAGCACAGGCGAGTTTTGTTACTCATCCTAAGGTGTTTAATTTTTATTTTTCTGGAACTAATATGCCTTTTGCTGGACAAATTGTTGTACCTTCGTATCTACCCTATCGGGCAACGCTTTCAAACTATCTTTCTTTAATCCCTGGTGCAATGACTGGTTTAGTCCGCCATCCGTTTGTCTCATCAATTGATGAAGAATTGAGAATGATAGATTCCAGCATTCCATTACCTACTGAAACAGTTGCTACTGTGATATCAAGAATACTTAAAGGTGACTACTCGACTCAAGAGTCTGTGGTTGCTGAAAATAGAGAATCTTTAAATGAGAAGATATTATATAAACCAATCAAAAAAGTACTTATTCACGCGAGAGGATGTACTGCAAGTAAATTAATTAGAATAGCTCAACAATTACATATACCAATTGTATTAGTGCAATCTGATCCAGATATGAATTCTTCCGTTGCAGAACAATTACAACCTAACAATGGTGATACGCTAATTGCGCTTGGAGGAAATACCTCAGATGAAAGTTACCTCAATGGGTTAAGTGTTATTAGAGTTGCAGAAAGAGAGGGGGCTGATGCACTTCACCCTGGCATAGGTTTTTTATCTGAAAATCCAAACTTTGCAAGATTATGCAGACTTCACGGCATTAATTTTATCGGACCTTTAGTTTCGAGTATGGAGACTATGGGTAATAAATCAAATGCTGTTCATACTGCAATGAGTAATGATGTACCAGTAGTACCAGGTAGTCATGGCATATTACAAGATGCAAATCAAGGCTACACTATTGCGCAGGAAATTGGTTACCCAGTTTTAATAAAAGCAGTTCATGGTGGTGGAGGGAAGGGTATCAAAGTCGTAGAACGACCAGATGATTTTATTTCAACGTATCAGCAAGTTTCACTTGAAGCAAAAAGTGCTTTTGGTAACGGTGAATTGTATCTTGAAAAATATGTTACATCTATTAGGCATATTGAAGCTCAGATATTAAGAGATTGCTTTGGAAATTGTAAAATAGTCGGCATTAGAGATTGCAGTGTTCAGAGGGATAAACAAAAAGTAATCGAAGAATCTGATTCTACCATGCTTCCAGCATCACTTCGTGTCATTGTGGTTGAGTCCGCAACTAAACTTGCTCATGCAGTTGATTATATTGGGGCTGGTACAGTGGAGTTTATTTTTGATTTAACTAACCAAGCCATTTATTTTATGGAGATGAACACAAGGCTTCAAGTCGAGCATCCCGTTACTGAGAAAGTTTCTGGTGTTGACATAGTTGCGCAACAATTTAGGATTGCAAATGGTGAATCAATCAAGGATATATCAGTTGATAATAATGGGTATTCGATTGAAGTGAGAGTCACAGCTGAAAAAATTGTTAAAAATGCTGCAGGAGGATTTGTTTTTCGAGCCGATCCTGGGTTAGTGACTCATTGTGAATTTCCTAAAGATGCAAGAATAGATGTTATCAGTGCTATTTCAAGTGGCAAATCAATTTCCCCATTCTATGATAGCCTCATTGCTCAAATTATTATCCACGAATCAGATCGTAGTCGTGCAATTTCAGGAATGGTGAATTATCTTAAGAGTGTCTCTATCAAAGGTGTAAGTACTAATATTCCACTACTACTCCAGATATTACAAGACAAGATATTTCAAGATGGTGTGTACGATACTGGGTATCTCCCCATACTTCTTGAACGAGTTAACACCGATGAATTATCAGATGCCATGAGTAAAGATGGTAGTGCAAGTTTACGCTTAGATATGTCTCAAATTGAAATACCTGAATCAGGTGAATTAAAGGTACTTGCTCCAGGTACAGGTATTTTTTACAATTCTCCTTCCCCACTTGATCCCCCATACTTAAGTGAGGGAGATATTTTTGATGCAAATCAAACTATTTGTTTAGTTGAAGCTATGAAAGTGTTTAGTCCACTTAAATTAAAAGACTACTTAGTTCAAGACAAGCCTATCTATGATATTTCGGCACAATATCAGGTTACTAGAGTAAACCAGCAAAATGGCCAACAAATAAACACTGGTGATCTGTTGTTTGTAATTAAAAAAACAAACTAA